The Paroedura picta isolate Pp20150507F chromosome 2, Ppicta_v3.0, whole genome shotgun sequence sequence agttgtcttatacgccggcaaatacggtattagcTCAGGAAGTCTATCCCTATTTCCCCACTCTAGAGCTAATAATAGCTGGGGACAGTTTTGATCATCAAAATtactttggggaagggaaggttaaATTCCCTCTCCCACTATGCTGTAGGTACAGATCCATTCACTAGTCAGTATTTAATATTAAATCCATGTATACCCAAGTCCTTGCAGTTACAGAGAAAGCTTTGACTGCAGCCTGTGTCTACATACTCaaaatttttaaagcaaagaaaaagaatccaAGGCTAGTCTTGAAAGGTCCTTGTGATTTGGTGGTGGGCACAGTGCAAGGGTGGGGTTCATTATTGTTTAACATTTAGGGCTATTTTGGTTATTCTGATCACCCATTAAGGTAATGGAGACAGAATTTCAGCATGCTTAGTGGAGCCTTAAGTTGTCTAAGACGGCTGAGGCTACCGTCTCTTGACAATGCCCATGAAGGAGAACAAATTGGCAACAAATTGTATGCTGCACATAATTGCTATAGCTGGTCTCCTCTTTTCCTCAGCAGTGCATCTTCCAGTTATGTGTCCTGCCTGATGCCTCATACcaccttccttctcttttcttgCCCTTACGAGAGCTGCCCCTGTCTCACTTCCCCTGAGTGTGCTGGCTACGTCCCAGCCTGCCCTATGAGTTCGCTTGTGCTGTTGTTTGGGAAGAATGTCTCCACTTGCCCTCAGGCGACACAGAGGAAATTAATTTGTCTCCCAAGCTTGTCAGATGGTTCACACACCCGCAGGTCTTGACACACCTCCCTTCCGCTCTGTGCTTCACCCTGCCCGCCTACCCCTCTGCCTGGGCAATCCTGCTGCTCCGCAGGGCACTGGTgctggcagtggggtggggaATCCCAGGAACGCAACTCAGCAGGGTGGCGGGATGTTAAtgaactctgtgtgtgtgcgtgcacacacatacacatatccaCCAGAATGTGCAGGGGGAGATTTCAATATGTACATGTATTAGAATATAGTTATGCCTGGTTGCAGTTGCAGGGCTCATTATAGTGCCTGTCACTAGTCAAGAAGCAATATTAGCATATGCACATACTGGGAGTCTCAGTATATCCAAACATTTGCATATACAAGGATTTGTCTGTACAGGCATATGCATTGGTATGTCAGCATTTGAATGCATGCATTTCAGTACCACAACAAaaacgtttatttatttacttaatttatatcccgcttttctcctcagtggggacccaaagagaCTTACAGTGTTCTTCTCCCCTGTTTTATCCCTAtaacaacaaccccatgagaGTGTGGGAGTAGGCCATCCAACAGGCTTCTATGGAAGAGTAGTACAGATTTGAGCCTGGGACTCCTAGAGCCTGGTCTGTTACTCTAGCCATTGCCTTGCATTGGCCCTCATGCAAGGTCTGTGCTTAATCCTTAATCCCACTGTGCTGTGCAGCTCTAAAGAATTAACCTGGCTCAGTCCCCATAATGCACATCTCATTAGCCCAGTGAGCAGGAATAGGAGGTTAAGTATATGAAGAAGATACATGGAGCTGCTAGACATGTTAAACTTAATTGCTTCTTGTCTTTTTCTACAGCTCAACTACTTGGGACCACCTTTCAATGAGCCGGACTTTGACCCTCCCCGGCTAATCGGGGCAGAGGCTGTGCCCAGTGCCACGGTGGACTTTCAGCTGTGGCGCAGCCTGAATGACAATGCACGGCTAGCGGCCAATTACCGGGCTTACAGCCACTTACTGTGCTACCTGAGGACCATGGATGGAGCAACCCCAGCTGCCATGCCAACTTTGCGCCACAGCTTGGCCCACTTCCGTGCCAGCCTGCAAGGGCTGCTGGGCTCTATTGCTGGCATCATGGCTTCTCTGGGCTACCCACTTCCACCTCCAGTGCCTGATGGTACCCCTACCCCTAACAGCCACTTCCTGCGCAAGATGGATGACTTCTGGTTGCTCAAAGAGTTGCAGACTTGGCTGTGGCGCTCAGCCAAGGACTTCAATAGGCTGCGCAAGAGGGTGCCACCTTCTGCTGTTATGCTGCACCTCGAAACCAGGGGCTTTTGACCCCTGCCCTTCACCATTTGATGTCTCATCACCTCAACCACTGATGGTATACTTGCCCTTCAAAGGCCTAAGGTGTTTCAAAGCCTATAAATCTACTCTCTCCTTCAAACCCACCTAAAAATAATGTCACCCTGCTTCATGGTGCTGCACCGCTGTCATTTATGAAGCTGTGCCTCTAGGTGAGCATACTCTCACCTAcccattcccttccttcctcctccttagtTTCCTGTATTTTTcttattccttccttcccagaGGGGACTATTAATTTtccagaaggagaggaagaacccTGCTCCCTCCCGCCTCAGTGATGAGCAATAAAGCCCTGGCTGCAGGGCAGCAAACATCTGGCAACCTCCACCTCTGACAATCCAGCTCCTTAATTTGCTCTCTCCAGAGCCTAGGCTCTGAATTCTCTTTTGAGGGGTTTGTGCCAGTTACAGCGAGGCCTCACACTGGCAAGACTGGGCCGTTCTGAGGAAAGCACATACCACAGTCATCAAAGCCAAGAGTCCCAGCAGAAAACAAGTAGGGCCACCAATCAACAGTCATCGCTGCCTGCTTATTCTTCTCCTTCCATGCTGTGGCTGGCCGGCCGGTGAAACTGTGTGGTTTACATTGACACcagcaagggaggggagaggggacgAGATGGAGAGTTTCCCCATCTAAAGTCCCATACTCTGGTCTCTCccctctctgccctcccccatcTATCTCCCCCCAGGTCAGGTTGTGTTATTCTCAGTTTGtctgtattaatatttatttattttcagatgttATTTATTAGATTGTATTTATTGCAGAATTTCTATTCTTGTATTAACAAATAAAAGGCTTTCTCCAGGAATTGTGCTGGCCTTCTTTCTTCaaaacatctttatttatttagtacatttttatcctagcCTTCTTTCCAAGGTGCTCACAGTGATATATATTCATTTTCCCTCCTTggttttatactcacaacaaccctgtaagattGGTTAGGCTTCAAAagaataactggcccaagatTGTTTggtaagcttcatggcagagtgagacTTGAACCTGTTTCCCCATTCTTCttctggcactcttaaccactacactacactggctctgggCACAATCCCGTCATACATTATAGCAGACTGAGTTTATATCTCTAGATAAGAAACGTCCTCCTGTTGACCTTCCACCAAGAAACTACAATTAAGAAGCACGTAGCTTCTGTCCtggaaaatataaatataataaataagtaaatataaatgTGTAAATATAATCAATCATTCTATAAGCCTAAGAAACCCCTGCAAACAATGATGCTGTTGACTGAGGAAGCATTTCTTATCAGATTATAGCATTGTCATCTAAGTCTTCTTGCCACCCTCTACCCTCCTTTATGTCCCCAATGTAGAGCACTGAGTCCATCCCAGAAGTAGCTAAAACTCTAGGAGAGGTCAGAGGTAACTGTAGAAGCATCATACGGGACCTAAAAGAGTAAATGTCCAAGATGCATGGGCAGACAAAATACTTGCAGAGCTGTGGGGGATACACAGTAAATTGGGAATACAACCCAGGAATAAAGTAGAGATCCCCTGGCAcatcctggggatcccctggcatttcaggtcatctccagactacagagatcagttcccctggagaaaagggataccttggagggcagactttgtggcattatgccccactgaagtccctgtctttcccaggcatttcccacccTGGCAACCTTGccacccatcccctgctggcaactagggtagacctgcataatcaaccctggcaaccctagaatgaaGAGACAGAAGGCAGTCCAAGAACTGGAAGACAATTGGTGCCTTCTATTAAATTGGCCCTTTTATTAAAGAGCAATTGGCCCTTCTATTAAAGTCACCACCTTTTATATGGATGGATGATCTGAGCCTTTACAGTTTCAGAAATCACCAGGTAAAAGTCTAAAAAAGTTTACATGCTTATTTCAGTCCATGATGTATAGGAACTAATGGAATCAAGCCTCTGTCCATAAAAAGTGGTGGTCTTTGCCTTACTTACCTCTTCCAATTAGATTTGCTAAGCTTCTTTAGGCAATGTACAAAAGAATTTGTTCCAGAGGTAGTTGGTTATTCTTGGTTCAGACAGCCTAATgagacttggttggtcttgacGGAAGTTCTGAGGAAATACAAGTATTTAGAGAACCATGGTGATACCCCTGTTTGAGTTGTCTTCAAAATGTAAAGGATTATGCAAAGACTGAAGCAAATTAAAAGAGATGGAAAGAGCCCCAGATTAATCAGCCCTCATGTTCAGAGTGTCCATTTATATACCAGCAATGCCACCAACTAGAATATGTACAAGTGAGTTGAGGTCAGAATACATCAGTAACATATCCTGTACTTTGGCTGTACGTGACAAGATTTTCCTGTGCTGAGGGAGAGTAATGAATGCATCACAACCGGGTCTCATGGGCCAGACTCACTTTCCCCACAGTGacacagcagctgtggggaatGTTAAAAGTCTACAGGGCCTCAATTTGGCTTGGGATCTTGACACAGTAGAGGGAAGGAGGTCTCTTGCCTCTCCTGTCCATTTTCCAGAGTCAgaacagcagggggagggagttaTTCACCTAACTCCAGTTGGGTTGTTTTGACTTGGCCAAATGGTCTGAGGGGGGAGGAgcccttctccccccacacacacacgcattgtGGTCCCAAACTGAATTTGAGGGCCCACAGGTTCTTAAAGCAACATTCCCTGCAGCTGCCTTGTGGCTGCAAGGAAAGAGAGGAACCTAAACCCAACTCATTAAAAATTGTATCCAGGACTTTGGCCCTAAGAgtaacttggaataaagagaatgtGGCTAACAGTTGCCCACAGACCTGGAGCCTGCTCTTTTCATAGTGAAATAATATGTGGCGATAGGCACCTGAATCTTTTCATTGTGTGTAGGTATAGAACACCACCTgttaaataatatcccattaagcctctattaaaggggtaGGACTTttgtttctccaggcagttgggaGCTGCTGTGCCTGGttacttgaaacattcttcagaaggtTCAAAGTGTTACCCATgtatcatcatagaatcatggaaggggccgtacaggccatctaggccaaccccctgctcaacacaggatcagcccaatatTATCTATAATAATATTTGCAATGCTCCTATCAAATGGGGTGAGTGACAGTGGCTTGTGTGAGGCCTTCTGAATGCATGACATAGGTGACTCTTGAGCTGGTGACTTCCTTGCCCACAGTTCATACCACTTGCCATTATATGAACAGGAGTTGTTGATGCCTATTTGGCCATTTCTGATTGTGTAAGTGATAGGCAAGAGCAAACCCCAAACTGGGCATCAGCACAGTAGCTTTATGTCATAGTGGAAAGATAGAGGCCACTGAAAAAAAGAAGATCAAAGTCTCTCATAAATGAACAGATGAgtaataccaaaaaaaaaaaaaaaaaaggagaacccaGCCACTCTGGCACATTTCCCCTAACCAGtgcctttacaaggaagtacAGATTTGTTCATGAGCTAAAAAAAATTATGAGTCAATGACAGCCAACCATTGCTTCCAGGTGTGCTGCAGAGCAAGTGGGGAAGGCAGACAGACTGACtggtaggggtggggtggggaatgggcAGATGACTGTTGTGCTTCCTGATTGAACATAGTATTAAAGGTGAGGAAATCTGGTTGCAGTCTGGCAACCTTCTGtttaacacaggaagctgccctaTACAAAGCCAgacaatattgtctactctgactggaaggacctctccggggtctcaggtagaggtctttcttATCACttattacctgatccttttaactggagatgatgggaACTGGAAGCTTATATTTACTCCTGTGTCACTGTTCCTGCTCTGTTGGGAATCAAGGGGAAGTCAGTTTTTGCCCTCAGCCCATTTCAGCCCTTGTAAAAACTAGGATAGAAAGCAGGCAAATGCCTTGGCCTCTCCTAAACAATGGCAGTTCCCCCTTCTCAGAAATCCCTCCAGGGACTTCAGGTAAGTAAGGAGGGTGCCTCTACCATTGCTTCAGTAAGCTGTTCTCTAGTAAGCACGGGACAATGGCAACTAGACAGAATGTTAAGCTGGAAAAAATGAAAGCCAGCATCTGTAGGAAGAGGAACAGACTATCACAGCAGCTGGCTTCCAAAGTATGAACCCCACAGAACTACCACCAACGGAGTAGTCTGCACAGGTTCCAGCTCCCAGCCCCATCCTTCCTGCTTTCAACCCTCTTAGACCTTCTTCCCATCCCAAAGCTGGGAATAGATGCTCAGAAGAATCCTGGCTCCAAGCCACTCATCCATGCTGTAACTAGCAGGCCTCCAGTACCTCACCTCTTAAAACGTGTCTTATGCTGGACTGTAGGAAGCCAGCCTGGATCCCCGGAGACAGATCACTAGAGGGTCTctgcatccaggttggctgctgtGGCCCTTTCCAGCTGTAGTGAGATCACTAAAGTGTTAAACAAGGAGAGAACAAGGCTTGAGCTCTTAGCCACTCTATCTACTCCCACCCCCATCGATATGAATCAAAGGAGCTACACTGCCTCCGTCCCTCTATGTAACTCACCAGAAGTTTCCCACTGCTGACTTCCCTTTTAAAGGCAGGACAAGAGTTGGTTTCAGTCCCCCTTCCAGATGTCTTGCAGctcccccacctctccaggggattCCTTAGTACCTTATCATCTGTTTCACAGGGACAGGAGCTTTCTTTACAAGTCCTGTAGCTCAGTCCCTTGGTAGGCCAGTCTTTCTCACACACTTCTGTCCAGTTTCCTTTCTCTGGTTACTTTTTTTTGTATCTGTAGACCTTGAACCAGGATGGCTGAGAAGCTTTGCAGATTTTCCtctctctgctcccctccccccacccaggccaaaacacaaaattgagaagggagaaaaacagtCTGCAACCAGTGAGGAAACTGAAATAAGTCCCATTGAACTCACTGGGATGCAATTCTTATTCCCTCTCTGTATTGGAGaccagagagaaaagaaagatgcaTGGTGGGGAATGGAGGGAAGGGACTGGCCAATGCTGAAAGGGAGATGACTCTCTAGGAATCCAGTTGTTCACGTTAACCCTTCACCTTTATTGGTAAATGCAACAAAAGCTCTCTTGCCACAGGGAAGCACTTGAAATGATTGTAATTCAAAGGACTTTAGTATTTCTTGATACATTTTTAGCTGATACATTTTTAAACCCCCAAGATTTAAGTGACAAGGTGACATGGTGGTCGATACCTTGCTTGATATGGGAGCAAAATGGGATGGATGAGCTGTCTGGTTCTTGGCCCTGAGAACAACCCAGATTGTGAGAATTTTGTATCTCAAGTCTCACCCCAACTACCTTGGTGGTCCTGACTGGGAATTTGTGGAAAGAAACATTAACAAATTAAGATATGCGTATGATACCACATTACTGACAGAAAATAGCGAAGCCTTGAAATGACTACTGAAAGTTAAAGCAGAAAATACCAACACACTgtaacatcaagaagacaaaagcagTGACCACTGGGAAGTTCCACTAAGGTTGACAAATTGAAAttattcaagattttctattccttggcttcaTCATCAATCAAAAGACAGACTGCAATCAAGAAATGAGAAGGAGATTGAAATTGGGAAGGGCAGCCAAGAAAGAGCTAGAATATATTCTTAAGTATAAGAATGTGTCCCTGGCAACCAAGATTAAACTAATTCATGTTACAGTATTCCTTtctgtatgggtgtgaaagttggacagcgAAGAAAGCTGCCAGGAAGAAAGCTGATGgatttgaaatgtggtatttgaggagagttttatggattcCAAAAAGTCAaacaagtgggttctagatcaaatcaagcctgaactctctcgagaaactaaaatgactaaactgtggCTTATCATAATTTGGTCACATTCTGCGAATAGAGATGTCCCTGGAAAATataatgttaggaaaagttggaggcagcaggaaaagaagaaaatgcaaCATGAAATGGACTGATTCAAAGTAATCCACAGCCCTTGATTTGAAAGACGTGAGCAAACCTGTTAATAACAGGCTGTTTGGGAAGTCATTGGTTCATAGGGTAATCATAAGTAAAaagcgacttgatggcacttaatacaCGCAAATAAATTCATAAATAATAGGCCTATAACCCATATTCTCCACAAATCTGACAGATTTCTTTTAAAGCCTGGCAGGGAGCAGACTTTAAATCACATATCATTGTCATCATCTAGCTAATAGTTATCGCCACATACTGTGAGAGCAAATTCCATACATTATGTTgtatgaaaaaaaacattttcttttgtctATTCTGAATCTGTTTGCCACTTACACTGGGTAATTCTGAATTTTCATATTAGGATCAGTAATGAGTGATCACATCTGTTCCCCTTAACAGATGTGTCTCTAGAGACATTATTTTGAGAATTCCTAATGCAAGAATAAAATTTGTTTGCATATTCAGCTTGGCTTAAATATTGTCCATCTGGTCCATGGGGATCTTACTCATCTATTCACAAATGTAACTCCTcttcatttgcatttttattctcTCTTGATGTCATGACAGTTTACAGGGCTGCTCTGAATCTGACAGAGAGATAGACAGGTCTTGTACTATGGGAATATCATTTAGTACTTCCTGTTGTTATTTCCTATACATAATCATATTGAACACTATTTGTTCAATGGCACCATTTTGTATTTTAGGGTGAGTGTTTGTGTAAAGAGTGTTCAGAAGGCTGGTGGAAGTACAAGACTCTcaggaagttttattcaaagttaagttgcaaacaaacaaaagaaagcccTGTTATTTCAAgagatttttttgtgggggtgggtTATACTTCTCAATAACTCCAGAAACATCGTCAACTCAAATTGCCTTTAAAAACACCCACAAATAAGGGACTAGTGCCTTTGTCATGCATAACTAGGGCAACCGGGTCTCCTGGTATAGTGGAAGATCACCCAGTGGCAGCCCTTGGTTGCAGGGCGGGGGGTGTTAACAAAAATGCCATTGCGTT is a genomic window containing:
- the CLCF1 gene encoding cardiotrophin-like cytokine factor 1 isoform X3, which encodes MEFRAGDSWGILAFLCATLWNLPVVPALNSTDQVTTRQSIQQTYDLTRYLEHQLHALAATYLNYLGPPFNEPDFDPPRLIGAEAVPSATVDFQLWRSLNDNARLAANYRAYSHLLCYLRTMDGATPAAMPTLRHSLAHFRASLQGLLGSIAGIMASLGYPLPPPVPDGTPTPNSHFLRKMDDFWLLKELQTWLWRSAKDFNRLRKRVPPSAVMLHLETRGF
- the CLCF1 gene encoding cardiotrophin-like cytokine factor 1 isoform X1; amino-acid sequence: MLLPENKKCTIGDSWGILAFLCATLWNLPVVPALNSTDQVTTRQSIQQTYDLTRYLEHQLHALAATYLNYLGPPFNEPDFDPPRLIGAEAVPSATVDFQLWRSLNDNARLAANYRAYSHLLCYLRTMDGATPAAMPTLRHSLAHFRASLQGLLGSIAGIMASLGYPLPPPVPDGTPTPNSHFLRKMDDFWLLKELQTWLWRSAKDFNRLRKRVPPSAVMLHLETRGF
- the CLCF1 gene encoding cardiotrophin-like cytokine factor 1 isoform X2 encodes the protein MLCVAGGGSGDSWGILAFLCATLWNLPVVPALNSTDQVTTRQSIQQTYDLTRYLEHQLHALAATYLNYLGPPFNEPDFDPPRLIGAEAVPSATVDFQLWRSLNDNARLAANYRAYSHLLCYLRTMDGATPAAMPTLRHSLAHFRASLQGLLGSIAGIMASLGYPLPPPVPDGTPTPNSHFLRKMDDFWLLKELQTWLWRSAKDFNRLRKRVPPSAVMLHLETRGF